TTCATGTGCCAGCCTGGCTTGGAGGGCCCGGTGCCATCTGCAGCGCTGGGATGTGAAAGAGGCTGGCGTGTTCGAGGAGGCGGCTGTCCCCTTTGATCACACGGAGGCTTCCGAGTGTTTCGCAGTCACATCCCAGTTGGGGTCTAGCCCCGATCCCTGCGCTCACATGCACAAGGTAACTGCTGCGGCAAGGGAAAGCACCAGGCCAGGGAAGCAGGTGGCAGCGAGCCCGCAGGCTAGCGCTGACCTAGATTGTTGGTGATCTGcaaagaagaaggaaaagggTTGATTCACTCGAGGCTTCCCAAAGTGGTGGGGAGCAAACTGGTCTGCTGGCTCGTGCGGAGTCCCCGGACCCAGGATCTAGGCCAGCAAAACTCCTGTTTAGCAGACGTCAGCTTGGGGGCTTCGCTGCCAGAGACCCTGGCAGACGTTCTGCAGGTAAATGCAGAGGACTTTTTCCATAGGGCGGGGGCCTCAGGGACTTTGCCTCCTACCCGAGTCACTGTGTCTGGGGGCTGTGTGTCTGCACTGCCGTGCCATGTTGTGCTGGCATCGCACAGAGCTGAGATGGGGATTTGTCTGACGGGATGTCACACTATTGGCATGGCATCAGCCCGCGCGGCACCCGGGCATCATGGTGCCACGTCGTAGCATGGGGCCCGTGGAGCCACGGACCCGCCACGAGCAGGAACGGGGAGGCACGGGAAAGAAGGACGAGAGGCGGGGTGCTCCCAGTGATTCGGACACCAGCCAGAGACTTGGGAGATcaaggttcaattccctgttctgccacagaccccCTAGGGGAGGGCTGTCCTGCCATCAGGGGGCGGAACTGAAGCACGCATTGACACCCGAGCGAGCTGACTGTAGCATGGGCTCGCCACCCAAGTTGGCCTCCAGGGTCTCAGCTTATACAGCCCTGGCTGCCATGGGCTGCAATCCCGCACACTGTGTGCAATGCAGACACCCCCTgtgtcgctctgtgcctcagtttcccagctgcgCAATGCGGGAGACAGCCCGGCCCAGCCGCACAAGGGGGGTTGGGATTAAGGATGTGGAGCAGCTCAGATACTCTGGGAAGCAGGGGCTGTGTTTGCACATAGAGAAGGCCTGGCTCCCTGCTACACACATGCTGCCAGGTTCAGACAGGCCGTATGGCGCCCACCGGGGGCAGGATGAGCCCAAATGGACACTCAGCTCTCAGGTTCTCTTCTCCCCGAGGCTGAATCCAAAAGCCGAGGTGGGCCGGAGACCTCTCCACCCAACACGTGCCTCCTCACCTCTCCCTCCTACTTACCGCTGACCCAGAGCTGCACCGCCACAGACTTACAGTCGAAGCCCAGGCCCACAAAGCAGGAGAAGTACCCTTGGTCGGACGTCGTGACTCCAGCAAGGTGCAGGGTGGCGTCGCCATGGGCCAGCCCAGTGGCGTTAACCCACGTCCTGCCCTCGAAGCGCGGCCTGTAGTACAAGCGGTTCTCGTTCCCATTGATGCTCATGTAGAGGTTGATGTTTTCCATGTTGTTGGTCTGGCTCTGATAGTTCCACTGGACTGTTGGGGCCGTTCTGGGGTCATAGACGGTGAAGTTGCAACTCATGGAGACGTTCTCCCCCGCCTGGACGTGCtgctgggtggggaagaggtccTCACACGGCTCAGCCGAGAAGGCTAGGGAACAGCAGAGCAAAGTCACAACCCTGGTGAGCAGGAGCCAGGTCTAACGCTGTTGGTACCCAACTGAAGCTGATCCTGACCGGGGCCTCTGGCTACTACTGAGCCGTTCCTATGGCCttgtcaccaccaccaccatacaCCAGAACTACACCATCCCAACAAGCCCATCCTATGGCCTTGTCACCACCACCATACACCAGAACTACACCATCCCAACAAGCCCATCCTATGGCCTTGTCACCACCACCATACACCAGAACTACACCATCCCAACAAGCCCATTCTATGGCCTTGTCACCACCACCATACACCAGAACTACACCACCCCAACAAGCCCATCCTATGGCCttgtcaccaccaccaccatacaCCAGAACTACACCATCCCAACGAGCCCATCCTATGGCCttgtcaccaccaccaccatacaCCAGAACTACACCATCCCAACGAGCCCATCCTATGGCCttgtcaccaccaccaccatacaCCAGAACTACACCATCCCAACGAGCCCATCCTATGGCCttgtcaccaccaccaccatacaCCAGAACTACACCATCCCAACGAGCCCATCCTATGGCCttgtcaccaccaccaccatacaCCAGAACTACACCATCCCAACGAGCCCATCCTATGGCCttgtcaccaccaccaccatacaCCAGAACTACACCATCCCAACGAGCCCATCCTATGGCCttgtcaccaccaccaccatacaCCAGAACTACACCATCCCAACGAGCCCATCCTATGGCCTTGTCACCACCACCATACACCAGAACTACACCATCCCAACAAGCCCATCCTATGGCCTTGTCACCACCACCATACACCAGAACTACACCATCCCAACAAGCCCATCCTATGGCCttgtcaccaccaccaccatacaCCAGAACTACACCATCCCAACAAGCCCATCCTATGGCCttgtcaccaccaccaccatacaCCAGAACTACACCATCCCAACGAGCCCATCCTATGGCCttgtcaccaccaccaccatacaCCAGAACTACACCATCCCAACGAACCCATCCTATGGCCttgtcaccaccaccaccatacaCCAGAACTACACCATCCCAACAAGCCCATCCTATGACCTTGTCACCACCACCATACACCAGAACTGCACCATCCCAACAAGCCCATCCTATGGCCCTCGCCACGACCATACACCAGAACTACACCATCCCAACAAGCCCATCCTATGGCCTTGTCACCACCACCATACACCAGAACTACACCATCCCAACAAGCCCATCCTATGGCCCTCGCCACGACCCTACTACCAGAACTACAAAGTCCCATCACGTCAGTCCTAAGGCCCCGCCACTATGCCACCAGAACGAACCAGTCCAATGGCCTTATCACCACCACGGCACCAGAACTGCAACATCCCAGTAAGCCAGTCAGCCCCGGGCGGTGCCCCTCTCCCCTCATCAAATAACTCCATGGAGAAGACACAGATGAAGCGACTGAATTAACGGCAACAGGATTTAATGTAACGACGCAAGCGGAACAGAGCTTACTGAAGCACTCCCGTTTCACCCGAAGGAGCCCTCCCTGCTTTACCAACCATGCACCCAGCCTGAGAGTCGCTCCAACCACCCCAGACAGGCAGCCACCCCTGGGTGGGACGCGGCCGCTGCTCATCAGTGCACAGCAACACCGAGCAAAATGAAGCGGAGAAGAAACCTGGgtccaggtgggggtgggggaaagaggccGATCTGGAAATCATGGCACTGGCGTGAAGAGCCTGGCCTGGAGGAAAAGCACAAGGGGATCTGCAACGACCAGGGCCCACGTTCCTTGTCTCAAAATCAGAGAAAAAAGCCTAAAAGAGCTTAGGAACACGTATGCAACAGACCTCACTCAGTTAGAGAACTGCtgggtctagaacctggtgaccGCGTTCGTGCCAAAtcggatggagaaaaaggatgccCACCGCCAGCTGTCATAaaatctagatcaggggtttcAAACACGTGGCCCGCGGGCTGCGGGGTTCTTTcgtgcggcccgccaagctccccccgCCTATCCCGCACCGCCACGAGCCCCGCGCCACTCCCTGAAGCGGCTGAACTActgtatgtccctgcagccccaagcaggggggtgggaggtgagtAGAGGGCTCCGGgctcttgcagctcccattggctgggaactgggaatcacggccaatgggagctatgcgggaggtacctggaggagcagcaaaaGCAGCACATGGTGCcgtttcccctccccttccctctccaccccccagggactctggctgcttcctggagcgaagcggggccggggacagggcagggagcctgccctggccgcaGTGCACGGCGCTGCCACCCGGATCCGCTCTAGGTAAGtggcgccgggccggagcccgtaccccacaccccttctgcacccctcacccctcctgcaccccaactctctgcctgAGCActctgcacacctcctgcactcccagccctgagcccctgccgcaccctgcacacctcctgcatcccacaccgcaattccctgccacaccctgcacacctcctgcacctcatcaaactgccctgagcccccaccacacccctcctgcaccccctgggggcagggagggggcagagttggagtgaggacttcagggaagaggttggaatggggacagggaaggggtgagaggaggcgaggcggggcaggggcggggcctcatggaaggggtggagtgggagcggggccaggggcagcaagtgggaggtgtcagtgatgcagccctcaggccaatgcactagtcctcatgcggccctcggggtcatctgagtttgagacccctgatctagatcatATGTGATCGAGCCTGACAGTGAAGAGTTCAACACCCACACTTTGTTCCTCAGCAAGAACAAGCAACAGAGCAACTGCTACAGGTGGCAGATGCAGAAGATGAAGAAGACTCAAGGATTCCAGACCGACCACAGCCAGTCGTAACTAACGGCCAGCCAGAGGACCAAGTTGTTCCATGTTCAGGTTCTGTAATTAGGAAACCAGCATGATTCATAGAAACTGAACAGCCTGATCCGTACTGAACTTCAAAGAGAGCGTGGCAGGGTAACTATGGTAAACGgtgggcatagggtgaccagacagcaagtgtgaaaaatcaggacgggggtggggggtaataggagcctatataagaaaaagaccccaaaatcggaactgcccctataaaatcgggacatctggtcaccctaggtgggaaAGTAGAACTTAAAAGGGGGAGACGTAATGGAAcgttaaactgtattatactgttcagcccttaggtggcactgtgtgtaaaaCACCTTCTTTCAACTAGTCTGAGCCATAtctggcagagcattaaaagcagggccggctccaggcaccagtttgccaagcaggtgcttggggcggccactccggaggggggcggcacgtccaactattcggtggcaattcggcggacggtccctcactcccgctcggagcgaaggacctcccgccgaattgccgccgcagatcgcaattgcgatcgtggctttttttttttttttttgcgccgcttggggcggcaaaaaccctggagccggccctgattaaaaGCTCTTATGCTGATGAGCACAGCTGGGGTGGGTAAGTGAGCTCTGTGACCAGGTCAGGTCTGGTAGAGAAGGACGTGACAGTGCTGTTTTCGGACAACAGCAACAAAATTCTGTTTCAAAATGTCAGCCAACTCTAATATTAAGCTGCCTCCCAGGGAGGTTGTGAGTTGATCAGGTATCACGGGGATGGGCACGGCATACGgacctgaatagaatagaatagaatagaggcGTTGTTAACTACTGTCTGCAGAGCCCTCTCagatctctgcctgctgggctCTAGAAAAGGACCCCGACCCACATGGGACCCCATCCCGATCCCACACAGACAGCACAGCCGTGCGGTGACACTCCCAGTGTTTACCTAGCTGCTGGAAAACTGTGACGAGGAATCCCAGGTGCAGCAGATCGCGGCCCATCTTCACCAGTTGTTATCGCAGCTGTGCTTCCCCTGACctgagagagggagaagagaggcaGAGGGGGTCGCTACATGCAAACAGGAGGGGAACCTGGCTGAGCCAGCCAAACCCCAAGCAAACTGCACCAGGGAGCAGTCCTGGTGTGG
Above is a window of Chrysemys picta bellii isolate R12L10 chromosome 20, ASM1138683v2, whole genome shotgun sequence DNA encoding:
- the LOC135976664 gene encoding loricrin-like isoform X1; its protein translation is MVVARAIGWACWDGAVLVYGGGDKVIGWACWDGVVLVYGGGGDKAIGWVRWDGVVLVYGGGGDKAIGWARWDGVVLVYGGGGDKAIGWACWDGVVLVYGGGGDKAIGWACWDGVVLVYGGGDKAIGWACWDGVVLVYGGGDKAIGWARWDGVVLVYGGGGDKAIGWARWDGVVLVYGGGGDKAIGWARWDGVVLVYGGGGDKAIGWARWDGVVLVYGGGGDKAIGWARWDGVVLVYGGGGDKAIGWARWDGVVLVYGGGGDKAIGWARWDGVVLVYGGGGDKAIGWACWGGVVLVYGGGDKAIEWACWDGVVLVYGGGDKAIGWACWDGVVLVYGGGDKAIGWACWDGVVLVYGGGGDKAIGTAQ
- the LOC135976664 gene encoding uncharacterized protein LOC135976664 isoform X2 — protein: MGRDLLHLGFLVTVFQQLAFSAEPCEDLFPTQQHVQAGENVSMSCNFTVYDPRTAPTVQWNYQSQTNNMENINLYMSINGNENRLYYRPRFEGRTWVNATGLAHGDATLHLAGVTTSDQGYFSCFVGLGFDCKSVAVQLWVSDHQQSRSALACGLAATCFPGLVLSLAAAVTLCM